The following proteins are co-located in the Deltaproteobacteria bacterium HGW-Deltaproteobacteria-2 genome:
- a CDS encoding ketoisovalerate oxidoreductase, protein MNKEFVEIRWHGRGGQGAITAAKIVAGAAFISGYSGVVMAPTFGTERRGAPVTTSLKISKEKIYDLSPIEEPDIVVVLDHLLLSEGDVTCGLKPGGIIVLNTPKAFETYSFKNYRLATADITAISVEAGLPHGIINTGIIGSFAKATNLLNFDTLTKGIEEEFRTRNPQKNSLAAKIAFEKTVTRD, encoded by the coding sequence ATGAACAAGGAATTTGTTGAAATCCGCTGGCATGGCCGCGGCGGCCAGGGCGCCATAACGGCGGCAAAGATTGTTGCCGGAGCTGCCTTTATTTCCGGTTATTCAGGAGTTGTTATGGCCCCAACTTTCGGCACGGAGCGCCGTGGAGCGCCGGTTACGACATCTCTGAAAATATCCAAAGAAAAAATTTACGATTTATCACCCATCGAAGAGCCGGATATTGTTGTTGTTCTTGACCACCTGCTGCTTTCCGAAGGGGATGTAACCTGCGGCCTCAAACCCGGTGGAATCATCGTTTTGAACACACCAAAAGCTTTTGAAACATACAGTTTCAAAAATTACAGGCTGGCAACAGCAGATATAACGGCTATATCGGTAGAGGCTGGCCTTCCTCATGGTATAATCAATACGGGAATTATCGGTTCATTTGCGAAAGCCACAAATCTCCTGAATTTTGATACTCTGACTAAAGGCATTGAAGAGGAATTCAGGACAAGAAATCCCCAAAAGAACTCATTAGCCGCCAAAATAGCCTTTGAAAAAACTGTGACGCGAGATTGA